In one Gopherus evgoodei ecotype Sinaloan lineage chromosome 1, rGopEvg1_v1.p, whole genome shotgun sequence genomic region, the following are encoded:
- the LOC115639759 gene encoding prostaglandin-E(2) 9-reductase-like isoform X1, whose amino-acid sequence MELCKDTSMEMNDGYRIPVIGFGTYAPDTVPKSKCEEAVKVAIEVGYRHIDGAYLYENEKEVGRAIQEKIADGTVKRENIFYTGKLWSTFNAPEMVSSALEKSLKSLQFDYIDLYIIHTPLSLKSGDDLFPVDGNGKLIFDNVDLCATWEAMEACKDAGLVKSIGVSNFNRRQLEMILNKPGLKYKPVCNQVECHPYLNQRKLLEFCKSKNIVLVAFSALGSHRDERWVDQSSPLLLEDPILNALAKKYNQSPALVALRYQLQRGVVVLAKSFTRKHIEDNFKVFDFQLTEEDMKAIDSLNQNLRYDSCQEFLDHPEYPFADDY is encoded by the exons ATGGAGCTCTGCAAAGATACCTCTATGGAAATGAATGATGGGTACAGAATTCCTGTGATCGGATTTGGTACCTACGCCCCTGATACA GTTCCAAAAAGTAAGTGTGAGGAGGCTGTAAAGGTGGCTATTGAAGTTGGTTACCGCCATATAGATGGAGCCTACTTATATGAGAATGAGAAGGAGGTTGGGCGAGCCATACAAGAGAAGATTGCAGATGGAACAGTCAaaagagaaaacatattttaCACAGGAAAG CTTTGGAGCACCTTTAACGCTCCTGAGATGGTCTCCTCAGCCCTGGAAAAGTCACTGAAGAGCCTGCAGTTTGACTACATTGATCTCTATATTATTCATACACCCCTATCTTTAAAG tctGGAGATGATTTATTCCCAGTGGATGGAAATGGAAAATTGATTTTTGATAACGTAGACCTGTGTGCCACTTGGGAG GCCATGGAGGCATGTAAAGATGCAGGCTTGGTGAAGTCCATTGGAGTGTCCAACTTCAACCGCAGACAGCTGGAGATGATCCTGAACAAACCTGGACTCAAGTACAAACCTGTCTGCAACCAG GTTGAATGTCATCCTTACCTCAACCAAAGGAAATTGCTGGAATTCTGCAAATCCAAAAATATTGTCCTGGTGGCTTTTAGTGCCTTGGGATCTCACAGAGATGAGAGATG GGTGGATCAAAGCTCTCCACTTCTGCTGGAGGATCCAATACTGAATGCTCTGGCCAAAAAATACAACCAAAGCCCAGCTCTAGTAGCCCTGCGCTACCAGCTGCAGCGTGGTGTGGTGGTCCTTGCCAAGAGCTTCACCAGAAAGCATATTGAAGACAACTTTAAG gtgtttgactTCCAGTTGACAGAGGAGGACATGAAAGCCATTGATAGCCTGAACCAAAACCTTCGCTATGACTCGTGTCAAGA ATTTTTGGACCATCCTGAGTATCCATTTGCTGATGACTATTAA
- the LOC115639759 gene encoding prostaglandin-E(2) 9-reductase-like isoform X2, with product MELCKDTSMEMNDGYRIPVIGFGTYAPDTVPKSKCEEAVKVAIEVGYRHIDGAYLYENEKEVGRAIQEKIADGTVKRENIFYTGKSGDDLFPVDGNGKLIFDNVDLCATWEAMEACKDAGLVKSIGVSNFNRRQLEMILNKPGLKYKPVCNQVECHPYLNQRKLLEFCKSKNIVLVAFSALGSHRDERWVDQSSPLLLEDPILNALAKKYNQSPALVALRYQLQRGVVVLAKSFTRKHIEDNFKVFDFQLTEEDMKAIDSLNQNLRYDSCQEFLDHPEYPFADDY from the exons ATGGAGCTCTGCAAAGATACCTCTATGGAAATGAATGATGGGTACAGAATTCCTGTGATCGGATTTGGTACCTACGCCCCTGATACA GTTCCAAAAAGTAAGTGTGAGGAGGCTGTAAAGGTGGCTATTGAAGTTGGTTACCGCCATATAGATGGAGCCTACTTATATGAGAATGAGAAGGAGGTTGGGCGAGCCATACAAGAGAAGATTGCAGATGGAACAGTCAaaagagaaaacatattttaCACAGGAAAG tctGGAGATGATTTATTCCCAGTGGATGGAAATGGAAAATTGATTTTTGATAACGTAGACCTGTGTGCCACTTGGGAG GCCATGGAGGCATGTAAAGATGCAGGCTTGGTGAAGTCCATTGGAGTGTCCAACTTCAACCGCAGACAGCTGGAGATGATCCTGAACAAACCTGGACTCAAGTACAAACCTGTCTGCAACCAG GTTGAATGTCATCCTTACCTCAACCAAAGGAAATTGCTGGAATTCTGCAAATCCAAAAATATTGTCCTGGTGGCTTTTAGTGCCTTGGGATCTCACAGAGATGAGAGATG GGTGGATCAAAGCTCTCCACTTCTGCTGGAGGATCCAATACTGAATGCTCTGGCCAAAAAATACAACCAAAGCCCAGCTCTAGTAGCCCTGCGCTACCAGCTGCAGCGTGGTGTGGTGGTCCTTGCCAAGAGCTTCACCAGAAAGCATATTGAAGACAACTTTAAG gtgtttgactTCCAGTTGACAGAGGAGGACATGAAAGCCATTGATAGCCTGAACCAAAACCTTCGCTATGACTCGTGTCAAGA ATTTTTGGACCATCCTGAGTATCCATTTGCTGATGACTATTAA